In one window of Duganella dendranthematis DNA:
- a CDS encoding putative DNA modification/repair radical SAM protein: protein MEIKDKLEILADAAKYDASCASSGAPKRDSIGKGGFGATTGMGICHSYTPDGRCVSLLKILLTNYCLYDCQYCVNRRTSNVPRARFAVAEVVRLTTDFYLRNYIDGLFLSSGIIQSADYTMEQLVQVARELREVHQFRGYIHLKTIPDADPALIEAAGRYADRLSVNIELPTQDSVQKLAPEKSVHTIKLAMGSIRRKLDEKAEEPKSPRFAPAGQSTQMIVGADASDDQQILSTAETLYGSYKLKRVYYSAFSPIPQSPKSVPLAPPPMMREHRLYQADFLMRSYGFQAQELLPDSGGNLALDIDPKLAWALAHREHFPLDLNRAEPHMIARVPGIGLRNAQRIVDLRRLRQVRYADLSRLRCSMKKISPFIITADYFPARDTSPSEHLRRSMAEAPQQMNLWPELQAA, encoded by the coding sequence ATGGAGATCAAGGACAAGCTGGAAATCCTGGCCGATGCGGCTAAATACGACGCCTCGTGCGCCAGCAGTGGCGCGCCGAAGCGCGATTCCATCGGCAAGGGCGGTTTTGGCGCGACCACTGGCATGGGCATCTGCCACAGCTACACGCCGGATGGACGCTGCGTCTCGCTGCTGAAAATCCTGCTGACCAATTACTGTTTGTACGATTGCCAGTATTGCGTGAACCGGCGTACCTCCAACGTGCCGCGTGCGCGCTTTGCGGTGGCGGAGGTGGTGCGGTTGACTACCGATTTTTATCTCCGCAATTACATTGATGGGCTCTTTCTCAGCTCGGGCATCATCCAGTCGGCTGATTACACCATGGAGCAACTGGTGCAGGTGGCGCGCGAACTGCGCGAAGTACATCAGTTTCGCGGCTATATCCATCTGAAGACCATCCCGGATGCCGATCCGGCGCTGATCGAGGCAGCGGGGCGCTATGCGGACCGGCTGAGCGTCAATATCGAGCTGCCGACGCAAGACAGCGTGCAGAAGCTGGCGCCGGAAAAGAGCGTTCATACGATCAAGCTGGCAATGGGTTCGATCCGCCGCAAGCTGGATGAGAAGGCGGAGGAACCGAAGTCGCCGCGCTTTGCGCCGGCCGGGCAAAGCACGCAGATGATCGTCGGCGCCGACGCCAGCGATGACCAGCAGATTTTGTCGACGGCGGAGACGCTGTACGGCAGCTATAAACTCAAGCGCGTGTACTACTCGGCATTTAGCCCGATTCCGCAAAGTCCGAAGAGCGTGCCGCTGGCGCCACCGCCGATGATGCGCGAGCATCGGCTGTATCAGGCGGACTTCCTGATGCGCAGCTATGGATTTCAGGCGCAGGAGTTGTTGCCGGACAGCGGTGGCAATCTGGCGCTGGATATCGATCCCAAGCTCGCATGGGCGCTGGCGCATCGCGAGCATTTTCCATTGGACCTGAATCGTGCGGAGCCGCACATGATTGCGCGCGTGCCTGGCATAGGATTACGCAATGCGCAGCGCATCGTGGACTTGCGCCGCTTGCGGCAGGTGCGCTATGCGGACTTGTCGCGTTTGCGTTGCAGTATGAAGAAGATTTCGCCGTTCATCATCACGGCCGATTATTTCCCGGCGCGCGACACCAGCCCGTCCGAGCATCTTCGGCGATCGATGGCGGAGGCGCCGCAGCAAATGAATTTGTGGCCGGAGTTGCAGGCAGCATGA
- a CDS encoding TauD/TfdA family dioxygenase, with translation MLASIKYQGNIAQAEADFSWNNDFNIIFEILGRRFDGFNDNGFYPHPDEVALRQELKEVATLRKLSERIRALDANALVLRGLGLSGLPEERRNAVLYALTLMLGYPTSTDQRTGRVAWDVKARPDTGIDGRFVTFSERVGSADMHTDSSFYPMPEEQFILYVVNAAQCHGGHSTLIDADDIYTALHRTAEGTAAFELLRTTPVPFRVPAVYAAGDETMEFHVAPVFGPPLRAGDRFTMRWRYDAIKKGLAARPEMNNPALADAVEIMHRVAEQEAPRFMEQLPTDTLMLADNHRMLHGRTTYTDERRHLIRIRMSDVPNAQRIGPSGVVRD, from the coding sequence ATGTTGGCATCAATTAAATATCAAGGAAACATCGCGCAGGCGGAAGCAGATTTCTCATGGAATAATGATTTCAATATTATCTTTGAGATATTAGGCCGGCGATTCGATGGTTTTAATGACAATGGCTTTTATCCGCATCCGGACGAAGTGGCGCTGCGCCAGGAGCTGAAGGAAGTCGCAACGCTGCGCAAATTGAGCGAACGGATACGCGCGCTGGATGCCAATGCGCTGGTGTTGCGCGGACTGGGCCTGAGCGGCCTGCCGGAAGAGCGCCGCAACGCCGTGCTGTACGCGCTGACGCTGATGCTCGGCTACCCTACCTCCACCGACCAGCGCACCGGCCGCGTGGCGTGGGACGTCAAGGCGCGGCCGGACACCGGCATCGATGGCCGCTTCGTCACCTTCTCAGAGCGCGTGGGCAGCGCCGATATGCATACCGATTCGTCGTTCTATCCGATGCCGGAGGAGCAGTTCATTCTGTACGTGGTGAATGCGGCGCAGTGCCACGGCGGCCATTCGACTCTGATCGATGCGGACGATATCTATACCGCGCTGCATCGCACGGCGGAGGGCACGGCGGCGTTTGAACTGCTGCGCACGACGCCGGTGCCGTTCCGCGTGCCGGCTGTGTATGCGGCGGGCGATGAGACGATGGAGTTTCATGTGGCGCCAGTGTTTGGTCCGCCGTTGCGCGCGGGTGACCGCTTCACCATGCGCTGGCGGTATGACGCGATCAAGAAGGGCCTGGCGGCGCGGCCGGAAATGAATAATCCAGCACTGGCGGATGCGGTAGAGATCATGCACCGCGTGGCGGAGCAGGAAGCGCCGCGCTTCATGGAGCAGCTGCCGACCGACACGCTGATGTTGGCCGATAACCACCGCATGCTGCACGGCCGCACCACCTACACCGACGAGCGCCGCCACCTGATCCGCATCCGCATGTCGGACGTACCGAACGCCCAGCGCATCGGCCCTTCCGGCGTGGTGCGGGATTAA
- a CDS encoding methyl-accepting chemotaxis protein produces MRLTELPIATKLTASFCAVLSMTAIVGIFSIVELSQVNEISTRLSSRWLPSVRIIEDIKSQIARIRTREFQYIISSDASEMDKYDKVIATDLDDLKKMQDEYQALMETPDEKAMYAQITEQWGRYMEEDAKIRAAMRAGDVEKAKKLIRGDSNKLIVSMRGQVDKLVDLYTQGGKDAAAEGSKRYSSSRVLIITLMLVSVVLGAAGAFLITRRLMRSLGGEPAYAVDIVNRIAAGDLSAQVELRSGDSRSLLFAMKTMRDNLAKIVTDVRGSTHVIASASGQIAAGNLDLSSRTEQQASSLEETAASMEELTSTVRQNSDAAAQANQLAGSASDVAQAGSEVVGRVVNTMESINASSRKIGDIITVIDGIAFQTNILALNAAVEAARAGEQGRGFAVVASEVRNLAQRSAGAAREIKELIGNSVSQVEEGSKLVAEAGTTMERVVSSVQRVTDLISEITNAGREQSHGIEQVNQAIAQMDTVTQQNAELVQQAATAAQSMQEQASSLAELVSVFQLDSHEEGALRRLMAPAPQPRRLSMTK; encoded by the coding sequence ATGCGATTAACTGAATTGCCTATTGCAACCAAGCTGACAGCCTCATTCTGTGCGGTTTTGTCCATGACAGCCATCGTGGGTATCTTTTCAATAGTAGAGCTGTCACAAGTAAATGAAATATCGACACGATTATCTTCGCGCTGGTTACCAAGTGTGAGAATTATTGAGGATATTAAATCTCAAATAGCGCGAATACGCACGCGGGAGTTTCAATATATTATCTCCAGCGATGCCAGTGAGATGGATAAATACGATAAAGTCATCGCCACCGATCTGGATGATCTGAAAAAGATGCAGGATGAATATCAGGCGCTGATGGAAACGCCGGATGAGAAAGCCATGTATGCGCAAATTACCGAGCAGTGGGGGCGTTATATGGAGGAAGACGCTAAGATCCGCGCCGCCATGCGCGCCGGTGATGTGGAAAAAGCCAAGAAGCTGATCCGGGGCGACTCGAACAAGTTGATTGTCTCGATGCGCGGCCAGGTGGACAAGCTGGTCGACCTCTACACCCAGGGCGGGAAGGACGCGGCGGCCGAAGGTTCCAAGCGCTACTCGTCGTCGCGGGTGCTGATTATTACGCTGATGCTGGTCAGCGTGGTGCTCGGTGCGGCCGGCGCCTTCCTGATCACGCGCCGCTTGATGCGCAGCCTGGGCGGCGAGCCGGCGTATGCGGTGGATATCGTCAACCGTATCGCGGCCGGCGATCTGTCGGCGCAGGTGGAGCTGCGGTCGGGCGATAGCCGCAGCCTGCTGTTCGCCATGAAGACCATGCGTGACAACCTGGCCAAGATCGTCACCGACGTGCGCGGCTCGACGCATGTGATTGCGTCGGCCTCCGGCCAGATCGCGGCCGGTAACCTGGACCTGTCCTCGCGCACCGAGCAGCAAGCCAGTTCGCTGGAAGAGACGGCGGCGTCGATGGAAGAGTTGACGTCCACCGTACGGCAGAATTCCGACGCGGCGGCGCAGGCCAATCAGCTGGCCGGTTCGGCCTCCGACGTGGCGCAAGCGGGCAGCGAGGTGGTAGGCCGCGTGGTCAATACGATGGAGTCGATCAATGCGTCATCGCGCAAGATCGGCGACATCATCACCGTCATCGACGGTATCGCGTTTCAGACCAATATTCTGGCGTTGAACGCGGCGGTGGAGGCGGCGCGCGCGGGCGAGCAGGGACGCGGCTTTGCGGTGGTGGCGTCGGAAGTGCGCAATCTGGCGCAGCGCTCGGCCGGCGCGGCGCGCGAGATCAAGGAGTTGATCGGCAATTCGGTCAGCCAGGTGGAGGAGGGCAGCAAGCTGGTGGCGGAAGCCGGCACCACGATGGAGCGCGTGGTCTCCAGCGTGCAGCGCGTGACTGATCTGATTTCCGAGATCACCAATGCGGGCCGCGAGCAAAGCCACGGCATCGAACAGGTCAACCAGGCCATCGCGCAGATGGATACGGTGACGCAGCAGAATGCGGAACTGGTGCAGCAGGCAGCAACTGCGGCGCAGAGCATGCAGGAGCAGGCGTCGTCGCTGGCGGAGCTGGTCAGCGTGTTCCAGCTTGACTCGCACGAGGAAGGCGCGCTGCGGCGGCTGATGGCGCCCGCGCCACAGCCGCGCCGATTGTCCATGACAAAATAA